A window from Musa acuminata AAA Group cultivar baxijiao chromosome BXJ3-10, Cavendish_Baxijiao_AAA, whole genome shotgun sequence encodes these proteins:
- the LOC103974738 gene encoding scarecrow-like protein 9 isoform X2 produces the protein MGTGIRDFRAVINEFKHDHLFPDPITAEGFKLGAPPAMTASNHTGLFDLQSIPAVHTLDSTSDSSVVFSTGMDGGFSYGLFTEENALSSLDLGEPQPFSNLPDVHPGFSPSVSTPNSNLVPSLSVSTKVDVLEDSEIFSDIVLNYIERMLMEENIDEKFDVYPEHPALRVAEKPFYEILGEKFLHSADQPSSCSSHFSDNPNDLNHHGSSSVNIGGSMVAGTSWPYDPIEYSQRQAHPVVDDSSQSSFSSTNIFGNIVVGVEESLLSTLTAPDFVTESQPAWQFQRGVEEACKFLPSADRLVVNLEADGFSLLQGTKEQRRLVEVKEEAEDKEHPVHPARGRKNPHGEDLDTEERSNKQSAVFIETLRTEMFDDVLLCNGENCAKGVNELRLKLQNQVSKISQICHSKGSSGGRGRGKNQSKREVVDFETLLIQCAQAVATDDHPSANELLKQIRQHSSPHGDANQRLAHWFADGLQARLVGTGSQVYHSLAAYRIPVTDILKAYQLYLAACPFRKISHFFSTQTIVNVVEKATRLHIIDFGIYYGFQWPDLMQRLSTRPGGPPKLRMTGIDVPVHGFRPTELIHETGHRLADYARSFNIPFEFRAIAAKWETIRVEDLNIDKDEVLVVNCLYRFRNLMDETVLVDSPRDAVLKTVRKINPNVFIHGVVNGTYGAPFFLTRFREALFHFSCMFDMIEMTVPREDEPRQLIEKVMFGREALNVISCEGTERVERPETYKRWHARNLRAGFTQLPLNPDIVKKAKNKVKSCYHKDFVVVEDSQWLLQGWKGRIIYALSTWKSNR, from the coding sequence ATGGGTACCGGAATTCGAGATTTCCGCGCAGTGATTAACGAATTCAAGCATGACCACCTCTTCCCCGATCCGATCACTGCCGAAGGCTTCAAGCTCGGAGCGCCGCCGGCGATGACTGCCTCAAATCATACTGGCTTATTCGACCTCCAGAGTATTCCCGCTGTACATACCCTTGATTCCACATCTGATTCGAGTGTTGTGTTCAGTACTGGCATGGATGGCGGATTTAGTTATGGTCTCTTCACCGAGGAGAATGCCTTGAGTAGCTTAGACCTAGGAGAACCACAGCCCTTTTCGAATCTCCCGGATGTTCATCCTGGGTTTTCACCTTCGGTTTCCACCCCAAACTCCAACCTTGTGCCGTCTTTGAGTGTAAGCACCAAGGTCGATGTCTTGGAAGACTCCGAGATCTTCTCTGACATTGTCCTCAACTATATTGAGCGGATGCTCATGGAGGAGAACATTGATGAGAAATTTGATGTATATCCAGAACACCCTGCTCTCAGAGTTGCAGAGAAACCCTTCTATGAGATCTTAGGTGAGAAGTTCCTACATTCAGCTGATCAGCCATCATCGTGTTCCAGCCATTTCTCGGATAACCCCAATGACCTTAACCACCATGGGAGTTCCAGTGTCAATATCGGTGGCAGCATGGTTGCCGGCACTAGCTGGCCATATGATCCTATCGAGTACTCTCAGCGACAAGCTCATCCTGTCGTTGACGACTCTTCACAGTCTTCATTTTCTTCAACAAATATTTTTGGTAATATCGTAGTAGGGGTTGAGGAGTCTCTTCTAAGCACACTTACGGCTCCTGATTTCGTTACTGAAAGCCAACCTGCTTGGCAATTCCAGAGGGGAGTTGAGGAGGCATGCAAATTCCTTCCAAGTGCTGATAGGTTGGTAGTCAACTTGGAAGCCGATGGTTTCTCCTTACTTCAAGGGACAAAAGAACAAAGGAGACTGGTTGAGGTCAAAGAAGAGGCTGAAGACAAAGAACACCCGGTTCATCCAGCGAGGGGTCGGAAGAATCCACACGGGGAGGATTTGGATACAGAGGAAAGGAGCAATAAACAGTCAGCGGTTTTCATCGAGACTCTTCGCACAGAAATGTTTGATGATGTTCTGCTATGTAATGGGGAAAATTGTGCAAAGGGTGTCAATGAACTCCGACTGAAATTGCAGAACCAAGTAAGCAAAATTTCCCAAATCTGTCATTCTAAAGGATCAAGTGGGGGACGGGGCCGAGGGAAGAACCAGTCAAAGAGGGAGGTGGTGGATTTTGAAACTCTCCTCATTCAATGTGCTCAAGCTGTGGCGACAGATGATCATCCAAGTGCAAATGAATTGTTGAAACAAATCAGACAGCACTCTTCTCCTCATGGAGATGCGAACCAGAGGTTAGCCCATTGGTTTGCCGATGGCCTCCAGGCTCGCCTTGTGGGTACGGGAAGTCAGGTCTACCATTCCCTGGCTGCATACCGGATTCCTGTTACTGACATTCTAAAAGCTTACCAGCTTTATCTGGCTGCTTGCCCTTTCAGAAAGATCTCTCACTTCTTCTCTACCCAGACCATTGTAAATGTGGTGGAGAAGGCAACGCGGTTGCATATTATAGATTttggcatatactatggtttcCAGTGGCCAGATCTCATGCAACGCCTTTCTACTAGGCCTGGCGGGCCTCCGAAGCTTCGCATGACTGGTATCGATGTACCTGTGCATGGATTCCGTCCGACGGAGCTGATTCATGAAACAGGGCACCGGTTAGCTGATTATGCACGCAGTTTCAACATCCCTTTCGAGTTTCGGGCAATTGCTGCTAAGTGGGAGACCATTCGAGTAGAGGATCTCAACATCGATAAAGATGAGGTGTTGGTGGTCAACTGTTTATACAGGTTTAGGAATCTGATGGATGAGACGGTGCTAGTGGATAGTCCAAGGGATGCAGTCCTGAAAACCGTAAGAAAGATCAACCCAAATGTGTTCATTCATGGTGTCGTTAATGGCACGTATGGTGCTCCGTTCTTCCTCACACGTTTTCGGGAAGCTCTGTTCCACTTTTCTTGTATGTTTGACATGATTGAGATGACCGTGCCACGTGAGGATGAACCCAGACAGCTGATCGAAAAGGTTATGTTCGGCCGTGAGGCTCTCAATGTCATCTCTTGTGAGGGTACAGAAAGGGTGGAGAGGCCGGAGACCTACAAGCGGTGGCATGCAAGGAACCTGAGGGCCGGGTTCACTCAGCTTCCATTGAACCCTGACATCGTGAAGAAAGCAAAGAACAAGGTGAAATCCTGCTACCACAAGGATTTTGTTGTTGTCGAAGATAGCCAATGGCTGCTACAGGGGTGGAAGGGGAGGATCATTTATGCACTATCCACATGGAAATCGAATAGATAG
- the LOC103974738 gene encoding scarecrow-like protein 9 isoform X1, with translation MFRSRHFIAHHQRRPCPERRTHSFSLRGSIWCLDPDLVSVRIAVVSEVVLVKSATEGDESLVAMGTGIRDFRAVINEFKHDHLFPDPITAEGFKLGAPPAMTASNHTGLFDLQSIPAVHTLDSTSDSSVVFSTGMDGGFSYGLFTEENALSSLDLGEPQPFSNLPDVHPGFSPSVSTPNSNLVPSLSVSTKVDVLEDSEIFSDIVLNYIERMLMEENIDEKFDVYPEHPALRVAEKPFYEILGEKFLHSADQPSSCSSHFSDNPNDLNHHGSSSVNIGGSMVAGTSWPYDPIEYSQRQAHPVVDDSSQSSFSSTNIFGNIVVGVEESLLSTLTAPDFVTESQPAWQFQRGVEEACKFLPSADRLVVNLEADGFSLLQGTKEQRRLVEVKEEAEDKEHPVHPARGRKNPHGEDLDTEERSNKQSAVFIETLRTEMFDDVLLCNGENCAKGVNELRLKLQNQVSKISQICHSKGSSGGRGRGKNQSKREVVDFETLLIQCAQAVATDDHPSANELLKQIRQHSSPHGDANQRLAHWFADGLQARLVGTGSQVYHSLAAYRIPVTDILKAYQLYLAACPFRKISHFFSTQTIVNVVEKATRLHIIDFGIYYGFQWPDLMQRLSTRPGGPPKLRMTGIDVPVHGFRPTELIHETGHRLADYARSFNIPFEFRAIAAKWETIRVEDLNIDKDEVLVVNCLYRFRNLMDETVLVDSPRDAVLKTVRKINPNVFIHGVVNGTYGAPFFLTRFREALFHFSCMFDMIEMTVPREDEPRQLIEKVMFGREALNVISCEGTERVERPETYKRWHARNLRAGFTQLPLNPDIVKKAKNKVKSCYHKDFVVVEDSQWLLQGWKGRIIYALSTWKSNR, from the exons ATGTTTCGATCAAGACACTTTATAGCCCATCATCAACGAAGACCTTGTCCCGAGCGACGGACGCACTCTTTCTCGCTTCGAGGAAGTATTTGGTGCCTCGATCCAG ACTTGGTCTCGGTCAGAATAGCAGTGGTATCTGAAGTTGTTTTGGTGAAATCTGCTACGGAGGGTGATGAGAGTTTGGTTGCCATGGGTACCGGAATTCGAGATTTCCGCGCAGTGATTAACGAATTCAAGCATGACCACCTCTTCCCCGATCCGATCACTGCCGAAGGCTTCAAGCTCGGAGCGCCGCCGGCGATGACTGCCTCAAATCATACTGGCTTATTCGACCTCCAGAGTATTCCCGCTGTACATACCCTTGATTCCACATCTGATTCGAGTGTTGTGTTCAGTACTGGCATGGATGGCGGATTTAGTTATGGTCTCTTCACCGAGGAGAATGCCTTGAGTAGCTTAGACCTAGGAGAACCACAGCCCTTTTCGAATCTCCCGGATGTTCATCCTGGGTTTTCACCTTCGGTTTCCACCCCAAACTCCAACCTTGTGCCGTCTTTGAGTGTAAGCACCAAGGTCGATGTCTTGGAAGACTCCGAGATCTTCTCTGACATTGTCCTCAACTATATTGAGCGGATGCTCATGGAGGAGAACATTGATGAGAAATTTGATGTATATCCAGAACACCCTGCTCTCAGAGTTGCAGAGAAACCCTTCTATGAGATCTTAGGTGAGAAGTTCCTACATTCAGCTGATCAGCCATCATCGTGTTCCAGCCATTTCTCGGATAACCCCAATGACCTTAACCACCATGGGAGTTCCAGTGTCAATATCGGTGGCAGCATGGTTGCCGGCACTAGCTGGCCATATGATCCTATCGAGTACTCTCAGCGACAAGCTCATCCTGTCGTTGACGACTCTTCACAGTCTTCATTTTCTTCAACAAATATTTTTGGTAATATCGTAGTAGGGGTTGAGGAGTCTCTTCTAAGCACACTTACGGCTCCTGATTTCGTTACTGAAAGCCAACCTGCTTGGCAATTCCAGAGGGGAGTTGAGGAGGCATGCAAATTCCTTCCAAGTGCTGATAGGTTGGTAGTCAACTTGGAAGCCGATGGTTTCTCCTTACTTCAAGGGACAAAAGAACAAAGGAGACTGGTTGAGGTCAAAGAAGAGGCTGAAGACAAAGAACACCCGGTTCATCCAGCGAGGGGTCGGAAGAATCCACACGGGGAGGATTTGGATACAGAGGAAAGGAGCAATAAACAGTCAGCGGTTTTCATCGAGACTCTTCGCACAGAAATGTTTGATGATGTTCTGCTATGTAATGGGGAAAATTGTGCAAAGGGTGTCAATGAACTCCGACTGAAATTGCAGAACCAAGTAAGCAAAATTTCCCAAATCTGTCATTCTAAAGGATCAAGTGGGGGACGGGGCCGAGGGAAGAACCAGTCAAAGAGGGAGGTGGTGGATTTTGAAACTCTCCTCATTCAATGTGCTCAAGCTGTGGCGACAGATGATCATCCAAGTGCAAATGAATTGTTGAAACAAATCAGACAGCACTCTTCTCCTCATGGAGATGCGAACCAGAGGTTAGCCCATTGGTTTGCCGATGGCCTCCAGGCTCGCCTTGTGGGTACGGGAAGTCAGGTCTACCATTCCCTGGCTGCATACCGGATTCCTGTTACTGACATTCTAAAAGCTTACCAGCTTTATCTGGCTGCTTGCCCTTTCAGAAAGATCTCTCACTTCTTCTCTACCCAGACCATTGTAAATGTGGTGGAGAAGGCAACGCGGTTGCATATTATAGATTttggcatatactatggtttcCAGTGGCCAGATCTCATGCAACGCCTTTCTACTAGGCCTGGCGGGCCTCCGAAGCTTCGCATGACTGGTATCGATGTACCTGTGCATGGATTCCGTCCGACGGAGCTGATTCATGAAACAGGGCACCGGTTAGCTGATTATGCACGCAGTTTCAACATCCCTTTCGAGTTTCGGGCAATTGCTGCTAAGTGGGAGACCATTCGAGTAGAGGATCTCAACATCGATAAAGATGAGGTGTTGGTGGTCAACTGTTTATACAGGTTTAGGAATCTGATGGATGAGACGGTGCTAGTGGATAGTCCAAGGGATGCAGTCCTGAAAACCGTAAGAAAGATCAACCCAAATGTGTTCATTCATGGTGTCGTTAATGGCACGTATGGTGCTCCGTTCTTCCTCACACGTTTTCGGGAAGCTCTGTTCCACTTTTCTTGTATGTTTGACATGATTGAGATGACCGTGCCACGTGAGGATGAACCCAGACAGCTGATCGAAAAGGTTATGTTCGGCCGTGAGGCTCTCAATGTCATCTCTTGTGAGGGTACAGAAAGGGTGGAGAGGCCGGAGACCTACAAGCGGTGGCATGCAAGGAACCTGAGGGCCGGGTTCACTCAGCTTCCATTGAACCCTGACATCGTGAAGAAAGCAAAGAACAAGGTGAAATCCTGCTACCACAAGGATTTTGTTGTTGTCGAAGATAGCCAATGGCTGCTACAGGGGTGGAAGGGGAGGATCATTTATGCACTATCCACATGGAAATCGAATAGATAG